A stretch of the Pseudomonadota bacterium genome encodes the following:
- a CDS encoding Fic/DOC family N-terminal domain-containing protein: MNSDFDHSFPPQNVRLSGALALVGRANACLSRYDGLLESLVNPDVLLSPLVMKEAELSSRIEGTIATASEVYQQQAGEQFDPEKDADIQEILNYRNTLRFAGESLRDPEKTLTPHLIREMHANLMQGVRGENKNPGRFRTTQNWIGPRGSTIEQATYVPPPPVALTDLLESFFAFANRRDNALDPIVQTAMVHAQFELIHPFDDGNGRIGRILIPLVLLRRKSIISPSFYMSGYLESHRDVYYQKLENISRQDDWAGWIEFFLEAVIEQSEANVRLVRQIIELYERTKRQIAELLRTDQAIYILDMLFDTPVFKATELHNRLDIQRQRAAQYIRALKQAGVIVEIRPARGRSPAVLSFEELWRITDRQ; this comes from the coding sequence ATGAACAGTGATTTTGATCACAGCTTCCCGCCGCAGAACGTCAGGTTGTCCGGTGCCCTTGCACTGGTGGGTCGCGCAAACGCCTGCCTTTCCCGATACGACGGGCTGTTGGAAAGCCTGGTCAACCCTGATGTGCTCTTGTCCCCGCTTGTGATGAAGGAAGCCGAGCTGTCATCGCGCATCGAGGGGACCATTGCGACGGCAAGCGAAGTGTACCAACAACAAGCCGGAGAGCAGTTTGACCCTGAAAAGGACGCGGACATTCAAGAGATCCTGAATTACCGCAATACGCTTCGGTTCGCGGGTGAATCGCTGCGCGATCCGGAGAAAACACTGACACCGCATTTGATTCGGGAAATGCATGCGAATCTTATGCAAGGAGTACGAGGCGAAAACAAGAACCCTGGCAGATTCCGTACGACTCAGAACTGGATTGGTCCGCGGGGAAGCACCATCGAGCAGGCGACTTATGTGCCACCTCCCCCCGTTGCGTTGACCGATCTGCTCGAGTCCTTTTTCGCGTTTGCAAACCGTCGGGACAACGCGCTGGACCCGATCGTTCAGACGGCGATGGTCCACGCTCAGTTTGAATTGATTCACCCGTTTGACGATGGCAATGGCCGAATCGGGCGAATTTTGATTCCCCTGGTGCTGTTGAGGCGGAAGAGCATTATCAGCCCTTCTTTCTACATGAGTGGCTATCTCGAGTCACATAGAGACGTGTACTACCAAAAGCTTGAGAATATCTCCCGGCAAGACGACTGGGCCGGTTGGATAGAATTCTTCCTGGAGGCTGTCATCGAACAGTCGGAAGCCAATGTCAGGCTGGTTCGCCAGATTATCGAGTTGTACGAGCGCACAAAGCGGCAGATTGCCGAGCTACTTCGGACTGACCAGGCGATATACATCCTGGACATGCTCTTCGACACGCCGGTGTTCAAGGCGACGGAGTTGCACAACAGGCTTGATATTCAACGACAGCGCGCGGCGCAGTACATACGCGCGCTAAAACAAGCAGGCGTCATCGTGGAAATCCGGCCTGCCCGTGGGCGAAGCCCGGCGGTGCTGTCCTTTGAGGAACTCTGGCGCATCACGGATCGGCAGTAG
- the ugpC gene encoding sn-glycerol-3-phosphate ABC transporter ATP-binding protein UgpC, translating into MSELRFRGVSKRYGDSVTVLDNIDLDIHSGELAVFVGPSGCGKSTLLRMIAGLERITGGELTIDGVRVNDMPPAQRGIAMVFQSYALYPHMTVRENMAFALKLAKKPKTEIDAAIERAARTLQLTDYLDRLPKALSGGQRQRVAIGRSIVRDPKVYLFDEPLSNLDAALRVATRIEIAQLKESMPDSTMVYVTHDQVEAMTLASKIVVLAGGGIAQVGSPLTLYEAPENEFVAQFIGSPAMNLLPGTVTRSGEHTQVRLQSGGTLETRIATAAALEGSPVNVGIRPEHFTVTESDAFAVEARVKIVEALGEVTQLYLDDATDLKSPTIAKLAGVHRNLRGTTLRLTAPPEHVHLFQNGQSLRHTAA; encoded by the coding sequence GTGTCGGAGTTGCGCTTTCGCGGGGTGAGCAAACGCTACGGGGACAGTGTTACCGTCCTCGACAACATCGACCTCGACATCCACTCGGGCGAGCTCGCGGTGTTTGTCGGCCCCTCTGGTTGCGGCAAGTCGACGTTGCTGCGCATGATCGCCGGACTCGAGCGGATCACCGGCGGCGAGCTCACCATCGATGGTGTGCGGGTCAACGACATGCCGCCGGCGCAACGCGGCATCGCGATGGTGTTCCAGTCCTACGCGCTCTACCCGCACATGACCGTGCGCGAAAACATGGCCTTCGCACTCAAACTGGCCAAGAAACCCAAGACGGAGATCGACGCCGCCATCGAGCGCGCCGCCCGCACCCTGCAACTGACCGACTACCTCGACCGCCTGCCCAAGGCCCTCTCCGGCGGGCAGCGCCAGCGCGTCGCAATCGGCCGCTCAATCGTGCGCGACCCCAAGGTCTACCTCTTCGACGAACCGCTCTCCAACCTCGACGCCGCGCTGCGCGTCGCAACGCGCATCGAGATCGCGCAACTCAAGGAGAGCATGCCCGACTCCACCATGGTCTACGTCACCCACGACCAGGTGGAGGCCATGACCCTCGCGAGCAAGATCGTCGTGCTCGCCGGCGGCGGCATCGCCCAGGTCGGATCCCCACTCACGCTGTATGAAGCGCCCGAGAACGAGTTTGTCGCGCAGTTCATCGGCTCCCCGGCGATGAACCTGCTGCCGGGCACGGTCACGCGCAGCGGCGAGCACACGCAGGTGCGCCTGCAGAGCGGCGGCACGCTCGAAACTCGCATCGCCACTGCGGCAGCGCTCGAAGGCAGCCCCGTCAACGTCGGCATCCGCCCAGAGCACTTCACGGTCACAGAGAGCGACGCCTTTGCTGTCGAAGCGCGTGTGAAAATCGTCGAAGCGCTCGGTGAGGTGACGCAGCTGTACCTCGACGACGCCACAGACCTCAAATCGCCCACCATCGCCAAGCTCGCGGGCGTGCACCGAAACCTGCGGGGCACCACACTGCGGCTCACCGCGCCGCCCGAGCACGTCCACCTGTTTCAAAACGGCCAGTCACTGAGGCACACCGCCGCATGA